The region GTGCGCCACATGTGGCGTTATCTGGCGGTACTGGTTCTAGGCTTGATCGTGATAGCCGCCGTTCCGGCGATTTCAACGATCTTCATCAAGTGAAACGGATATGGCTCTATTAGGCAAAGCAGCACTGGCCATGTGGTGGGACATGGCCCCAGCGATGAAGTCGGAGTTCGAGGACTGGCACACGCATGAACATTTCCCTGAACGCCTGAGCGTGCCCGGTTTTTTGCGCAGCTCGCGATGGACGGACGCCCACGGGGGACCCGGAGTATTCGTCATCTATGAACTGGACTCGCACGGCGTCCTGTCATCCCCGGCATATCTAGCTCGGCTAAACGATCCGACCCCATGGTCGCGCAAACTCATGCCCTACCACGATGGAATGGTGCGCAGCCAGTCGCACACGCTGATTACGCGCGGGGATATCACGGGCAGATATGCCGTGACGCTCCGGCTGGACCTGCAAAACCCAGAGGCCTTGGCCGACCTGCGCGACGGTCTGCAGGACACGTTGATACGGCTGCCTGAACACGCTGGCATTATTGGCGCACACCTGCTCGCGCATGAAACACCGGCTATAGCGCGGACCACGGAGCAGGTCATACGCGGCACACCCGACCGGACCGCGGACGTCGTCGTCGTATTGGTAGGGTACGAGCAAGCCCCACTACACGCTGCGCTGGCTCGGGATCTTAGTGAGGCTACCTTGCGGTCACTGGGTGCGTTGGGCTCGGTGCAGACCGGGACGTATTCCTTGTCCCATTCTGCCTTGTCCGAGTCAGCGCTGCCGCCGGGCTAATCCCGCAACTGCTGCGCGATCGCTCGCAGAGCCAAGGTATATCCCTGCGCGCCCAATCCCGCGATCACGCCAGTCGCGGTGGTCGAAATCATCGAATGGCGATGATATTCGTCGCGCTTGTGGATATTGGATATATGCACCTCGATCAAGGGTTGGTCCAACAGTTTGCAAGCGTCTAAAACGGGTACGGAAAAGAAAGACAGGCCGGCGGGATTGAGAACGACGCCCGCATTTGCTTCAAAAGCCTCTTGCAGCCACTCTACCATCACCGACTCGCTGTTCGTTTGGCGAAAATTACAGCGCAGCCCGAGTTCTTCAGCCATCGACGTGACCTGGGATTCGATTTCTGCGAGCGTCGTGTGCCCATAGATATCGGGCTCGCGTCTGCCAAGCATGTTGAGGTTTGGGCCATTCAGGACATAAACAAGCTTGCTCATGATCTTCTTCACTATAAGGAGGGGAATTCGGCTCAGCGGCTTCTGCCGAGGTGCGTGCCAGGGCGGCCGTTGCTGGTCGGCGTCACGCCGTCATCGCTCGTCAGTCGCGTTGACGAATCGGTGCGGTTCATATCGATACCGCGCGTCTCCGGCCCCCACAAAATAGCAATCAAAGAGATGACGTTCAGGGTCGCGACCAAGGCCACCACGGCCCACGGCGACCCATTGCTGATGCTCAGCAACCAGACCGCCACCATGGGCATGGGCCCGCCGGTCAACAGATTCGCGCCGGTATAGGCCAAGGCCGAGCCCGAATAGCGGACATTGGTTGGAAAGGCTTCAGCGAACGCCACGGGCTGGATGCCGCTTTGATACTGCGTAAAGCCCAGGAAGAGGCCCATGATCATCAGCATGGGCACGAAGCTCTTGGTATCCAGCACCGAGAAATACACCAGCGAAATCAGTAGCGTCGCCACTGAGCCGATGGCCAGCGCCTTCTTGCGGCCAATACGGTCACTTAGCGTGCCGCCCAGCAGGGCACCGAAAATCGCGAATACGTTGGCCCCCATCAGCAACATGAAAGCGTCCTGCTTGGGCACGGCCAGGGTCTTGGTGATATAGCTCAGCGAGAACACCACGATCAGATAAAACAAGGCGGCCGGCCCGCAGAAGAACAGCATCCACCGGATGAGCGGCTTGTAGTGGAAACGCACTGCGTCGCGCAGGGGATTGCTTACCTTCACCACATTGGTCGAGCGCTTCATCTCGACGAACGCCGGCGTCTCGTGGACCTTCAGCCTAATGTAGACACCCACGATTACCAGCAGGAAACTGGCCAGAAAAGGCACGCGCCAGCCCCAGGCCTCGAATGCGTCCGCGGAAAGCGACGCGGACAGCCCGAACAGCACGGCGTTAGCGACGATCTGGCTCACCGGCGAACAGATGCCCAGCAGACCCGAGTACTTGCCGCGTCGGTCGGCGGCCGCATGCTCGATCGCCATCAACTGGCCACCGGTGGATTCGCCGCCCAGCGCGAACCCTTGCACGATGCGCAGCAGCACCAACAGGATAGGCGCCCAGACGCCGATCTGGGCGTAGGTAGGCAAAAGGCCCATCAGGAAGGAGGACACTCCCATTACGGATACCGTTGCCAGCATCAGATTGCGGCGGCCGAATTTGTCGCCGAGGGAGCCGCAGACGACGGCCCCCAAGGGCCGCGCCGCCAAGCCCACGCCGAAGGTGGCCAGCGACGCCAGCAAGGCCGACGTCGGGTCCATGGCAGGGAAGAACAGTTTAGGCAGCACCGTGGCGGCCAGCGCGCCATACAAGGCGAAGTCCGTCCATTCCAGCGCCGTGCCGATGGTCGCCGCCGCGACTGCGCGGGTCTGCATGGCACTGTCGCTGCCTTGGGTCGATAGGTGTTCCCTCATTGGGGAACTCATTGATGATTGATTCATTCCTGTCTCCTTTCCTGTCATTGGTGTTTTGTTATCGGCACCCGGCGCGGCCAAGGTTGGTCGGTGCGCAGGTGATCGGTGCGTGGGACCGGCGGAGAGAATCTTAATGACCGCTTTGGAACCCTGTTCCGAAGTGGAATCGCGTGCCACAATGCGAAAAAACCGAGAACAAGGAGACCTTCATGAGCGGTGTCATGGAGCGCACGCTGGCCATCCTGGAGCTGTTGGCCGGCCAAGTCGGCGGCACCCCGCTGGCCTTCATCGCCGACGAATTGGACATCCCCCGCAGCGCCTGCCATCGCCTGCTTACGGATCTCAAGGCGCATGGCTATGTGCGCCAATTGCGCGAGCATGGCGACTATGTGTTGACCACCAAGCTGGTCGGGCTGGGCCTGAGCTTCCTCAGCACGTCGGGCATTGTCGACATGGCGCAGACGTGCCTGGACCGGCTGGCGGAAACATCGGGGGAACTGGTCCGCATGGCCCTGGTCGATGGCGACCGCATCACCTGGGTGGCGAAGGCACAGGGCGCCATCATGGGGCTGAAATACGATCCGGACATGGGCATGGACACCAAGCTGTCCTGTTCGGCCACGGGCCACGCGTGGATGATGACCATGACCGACGAACGCGCGGTGGAACTGGTCAGCCGGCAAGGGTTTGGCCTGCCCAAGGATTTCGGGCCGGCCGCGCCGACGACGATCAACGGTCTGCTGGCTTTCCTGCATGCAGCGCGCAAGCGTGGGTACGCGACCATCGTCGAGGTCTTCGCGCCCGGCATGACGGCCATGGCAGCGCCCATCATGCGCAAAGGATATCCGGCAACCGGGGTGCTTAGCGTGGCCGGGCCGCTGGTTCGACTGGATGAAAAGCGAATGGCTGCACTGGGACCAGCGTTATTGGCCGCGGCGGCGGAGCTGGCAGCCGCCAGCCACGCTTCGCCCCTGTTTGAACGGTTCAAGTAGGGGAAGAACAAGCCAGCCGCGCCGCTGCAGCACAGCATGAGCGCTGGTCACGCGTTCCCCTCGCCCGCTTCGCGCGCCGTGCCGGCGATCGCACGGACCTCGCGCGCGAAGGCTTCGGCCGACATGTCCAAGGCACGATCAGCCCGCCGCAGCAGGCCGATCGGCTCTTCCGTACCCTGCGTCGCGATGGGCAAAATCGCCAGCACGCCTTCATTGGCCAGCCGCCTGATGGCCGACGTCGGCGCCGCCCAGATGCTATCCGTCGTGCGCGCCAGCAGGCTCCCAAGATAAGCATCGGCCGTCTCCAGGCAGCCCTGGGGCAAGGACAGGCCGTGCCGCGCCAACAGGCTTTCCAGGCTGTGCCGCGGAATGGAGCCCTGCGCCGGAATCACCAGCGGCCATCTCAGCGCCTCGGTTAAACCGGCGCTT is a window of Bordetella sp. N DNA encoding:
- a CDS encoding MFS transporter is translated as MQTRAVAAATIGTALEWTDFALYGALAATVLPKLFFPAMDPTSALLASLATFGVGLAARPLGAVVCGSLGDKFGRRNLMLATVSVMGVSSFLMGLLPTYAQIGVWAPILLVLLRIVQGFALGGESTGGQLMAIEHAAADRRGKYSGLLGICSPVSQIVANAVLFGLSASLSADAFEAWGWRVPFLASFLLVIVGVYIRLKVHETPAFVEMKRSTNVVKVSNPLRDAVRFHYKPLIRWMLFFCGPAALFYLIVVFSLSYITKTLAVPKQDAFMLLMGANVFAIFGALLGGTLSDRIGRKKALAIGSVATLLISLVYFSVLDTKSFVPMLMIMGLFLGFTQYQSGIQPVAFAEAFPTNVRYSGSALAYTGANLLTGGPMPMVAVWLLSISNGSPWAVVALVATLNVISLIAILWGPETRGIDMNRTDSSTRLTSDDGVTPTSNGRPGTHLGRSR
- the aroQ gene encoding type II 3-dehydroquinate dehydratase; translated protein: MSKLVYVLNGPNLNMLGRREPDIYGHTTLAEIESQVTSMAEELGLRCNFRQTNSESVMVEWLQEAFEANAGVVLNPAGLSFFSVPVLDACKLLDQPLIEVHISNIHKRDEYHRHSMISTTATGVIAGLGAQGYTLALRAIAQQLRD
- a CDS encoding IclR family transcriptional regulator, whose product is MSGVMERTLAILELLAGQVGGTPLAFIADELDIPRSACHRLLTDLKAHGYVRQLREHGDYVLTTKLVGLGLSFLSTSGIVDMAQTCLDRLAETSGELVRMALVDGDRITWVAKAQGAIMGLKYDPDMGMDTKLSCSATGHAWMMTMTDERAVELVSRQGFGLPKDFGPAAPTTINGLLAFLHAARKRGYATIVEVFAPGMTAMAAPIMRKGYPATGVLSVAGPLVRLDEKRMAALGPALLAAAAELAAASHASPLFERFK